The following are from one region of the Geoalkalibacter subterraneus genome:
- the rpsD gene encoding 30S ribosomal protein S4, producing the protein MARYTGSVCRFCRRETTKLFLKGDRCHTDKCAIERRNYAPGQHGQGRIKVSDYGTQLREKQKMKRTYGLLEGQFRAYFKRADRMKGVTGENLLILLERRLDSIVYRLGFATSRKEARQLVRHNHFKVNGRKVNIPSFLVRPGDVIELREKSREVARVNEALDGVMRRGVPSWLELDRPAFKGSLKSLPVREELTTPAFQEKLIVELYSK; encoded by the coding sequence TTGGCTAGATATACCGGTTCAGTTTGCCGTTTTTGCCGTCGTGAAACGACTAAGCTGTTTCTTAAAGGGGACAGGTGTCATACAGACAAATGCGCCATTGAGCGCCGCAACTACGCACCCGGACAGCATGGGCAGGGGCGGATCAAGGTCTCGGATTACGGCACCCAGTTGCGCGAAAAACAGAAGATGAAGCGGACCTACGGTCTTCTTGAGGGGCAGTTCCGTGCCTATTTCAAGCGTGCCGACCGCATGAAGGGCGTAACCGGTGAAAACCTGTTGATCCTCCTTGAGCGGCGTCTTGACAGTATTGTGTACCGTCTGGGCTTTGCAACCTCACGCAAGGAGGCCCGTCAGCTTGTTCGACACAACCACTTCAAGGTCAATGGCCGCAAGGTCAATATTCCTTCTTTCCTGGTTCGCCCCGGTGACGTGATCGAACTGCGAGAGAAGAGCCGCGAAGTCGCCCGTGTCAATGAAGCTCTTGACGGGGTCATGCGTCGCGGCGTTCCTTCCTGGCTCGAACTCGACCGGCCTGCTTTCAAAGGCAGCCTGAAGTCCTTGCCGGTACGTGAAGAGTTGACGACTCCTGCTTTCCAAGAGAAGCTGATCGTCGAGCTCTACTCCAAGTAA
- the rplQ gene encoding 50S ribosomal protein L17, producing the protein MRHNKAGKRLGRNSSHRRAMMRNMVTSLLEHDRITTTDARAKELRKLADRMITLAKRGDLHARRQALQVVQDRKVVAKLFDRLAPRYQERPGGYTRIIKLGSRPGDNASLSIIELVEEEYSAQPTGTGDEGSSSAEKSEGTPQGADEQAKEA; encoded by the coding sequence ATGCGTCACAATAAGGCAGGAAAAAGGCTCGGTCGTAACTCCAGCCACCGTCGCGCAATGATGCGCAACATGGTGACTTCTCTGCTTGAGCACGATCGGATCACGACAACCGATGCTCGGGCCAAGGAACTGCGCAAGCTTGCCGACCGCATGATCACACTCGCCAAGCGCGGTGACCTGCATGCCCGTCGGCAGGCGCTGCAGGTCGTGCAGGACAGAAAAGTCGTTGCTAAGCTTTTCGACCGTCTTGCGCCCCGTTACCAGGAGCGTCCCGGCGGCTACACCCGCATCATCAAGCTGGGCTCCCGCCCTGGCGACAACGCCTCCTTGTCCATCATCGAGCTGGTCGAAGAGGAATATTCCGCACAGCCGACCGGAACCGGAGATGAGGGTTCTTCTTCTGCAGAAAAATCCGAAGGCACGCCTCAAGGCGCCGACGAGCAAGCCAAAGAAGCTTAG
- the rpsK gene encoding 30S ribosomal protein S11 codes for MAKPGKKTGRKKQEKKNIAKGVAHIQATFNNTIITITDIAGNVVSWATAGGMGFKGSRKSTPFAAQIAAETAAKKAQEHGMRSIEVFVKGPGSGRESAVRALQAAGFSVSMIKDVTPIPHNGCRPPKRRRV; via the coding sequence ATGGCTAAGCCTGGAAAAAAAACGGGAAGAAAAAAGCAGGAAAAAAAGAATATTGCCAAAGGTGTCGCTCACATCCAGGCCACCTTTAACAATACCATTATTACGATTACCGACATCGCCGGCAATGTTGTCTCATGGGCGACTGCCGGGGGGATGGGGTTTAAGGGGTCTCGCAAAAGCACTCCTTTTGCTGCTCAGATCGCCGCGGAAACTGCTGCGAAGAAAGCCCAGGAGCATGGCATGCGTTCGATTGAGGTGTTTGTCAAGGGCCCCGGTTCTGGTCGTGAGTCCGCTGTGCGTGCCCTGCAGGCCGCAGGTTTTTCCGTCTCAATGATCAAGGACGTCACGCCTATCCCTCACAACGGCTGCCGGCCGCCCAAACGTAGAAGAGTTTAA
- a CDS encoding DNA-directed RNA polymerase subunit alpha, translating into MYKNWRDLIKPKRLQVDTDTLSDTYGKFTAEPFERGFATTMGNSLRRILLSSLQGAAITSVRIKGVLHEFSSVPGVTEDASDIILNLKGVRLRLHGHEDRSIRIVKKGSGIIKAGDIITDSNVEIMNPEHHIATCGDDADVEMDMTVKLGKGYVPAERNRDEKAPVGSIATDALFSPIKKVNFTVSNARVGQITDYDKLVLEVQTDGSVRPDDAVAFAAKILKEHLQLFINFDEGIEPPEEENEEEGKKINENLYRSVDELELSVRAANCLKNANIQLIGDLVQKSEAEMLKTQNFGRKSLNEIKDILAEMGLSLGMKLENFPDPEYLRMIQKGDEED; encoded by the coding sequence ATGTATAAAAACTGGAGAGACCTGATTAAGCCCAAGCGTCTCCAGGTTGACACGGATACCCTCAGCGACACCTACGGAAAATTCACTGCTGAGCCCTTTGAGCGTGGATTCGCCACGACCATGGGGAACTCTCTTCGCCGCATCCTGCTTTCTTCGCTGCAGGGAGCTGCGATTACGTCAGTGCGTATCAAGGGCGTTTTGCATGAATTTTCTTCTGTTCCCGGTGTGACTGAGGATGCATCCGATATCATTCTGAATCTTAAAGGGGTCAGGCTGCGTCTTCATGGACACGAGGATCGCAGCATCCGCATAGTCAAAAAGGGCTCAGGAATCATTAAGGCAGGGGATATCATTACCGACTCCAATGTCGAAATCATGAATCCCGAGCACCACATCGCCACATGCGGGGATGATGCCGATGTAGAGATGGACATGACGGTCAAGCTTGGTAAGGGATACGTGCCCGCCGAGCGTAACCGGGACGAAAAAGCCCCGGTTGGATCCATTGCGACGGATGCCCTGTTTTCTCCGATCAAGAAGGTCAACTTCACGGTCAGCAATGCTCGTGTCGGTCAGATTACCGACTACGACAAGCTTGTGCTGGAAGTACAGACCGACGGCAGTGTTCGCCCTGATGACGCTGTGGCCTTTGCCGCAAAGATTCTCAAGGAGCACCTGCAGCTCTTCATCAACTTTGACGAAGGCATTGAGCCTCCGGAAGAGGAAAATGAAGAGGAAGGCAAGAAGATCAACGAAAATCTGTATCGCAGTGTGGATGAACTTGAGCTTTCCGTGCGCGCTGCTAATTGTCTCAAAAACGCCAATATCCAGCTGATCGGCGATCTCGTTCAAAAGTCTGAGGCTGAAATGCTCAAAACCCAGAATTTTGGACGTAAGTCACTCAATGAAATTAAGGACATCCTGGCCGAGATGGGCCTGTCGCTTGGAATGAAGCTGGAGAACTTCCCGGACCCTGAATATCTTCGCATGATTCAGAAGGGTGACGAGGAAGATTGA
- the rpsM gene encoding 30S ribosomal protein S13 produces MARIAGIDLPRNKRIEVALTYIYGIGRSKAREILAQAGISSDTRSDDLAETEVAKIREIIDREFKVEGDLRREVTMNIKRLMDLGCYRGLRHRRGLPVRGQKTKTNARTRKGPRKTVAGKKK; encoded by the coding sequence TTGGCACGTATTGCTGGTATCGATTTGCCCAGAAACAAACGCATTGAGGTCGCTTTGACCTATATTTACGGTATTGGTCGCTCCAAGGCCAGAGAGATTCTGGCTCAGGCCGGGATCTCGTCCGACACCCGTTCGGATGACCTGGCTGAAACCGAAGTGGCCAAGATCCGTGAAATCATAGACCGTGAATTCAAGGTTGAAGGTGATTTGCGGCGTGAGGTAACCATGAACATCAAGCGTCTGATGGACCTCGGCTGCTATCGTGGGCTTCGCCATCGGCGCGGGTTGCCTGTGCGGGGTCAGAAAACCAAAACCAACGCGCGCACTCGTAAGGGACCGCGGAAAACGGTTGCCGGTAAGAAGAAATAA
- the rpmJ gene encoding 50S ribosomal protein L36, whose product MKVRASVKCICDKCKVIRRKGVIRIICDNPKHKQRQG is encoded by the coding sequence ATGAAAGTTCGAGCTTCGGTGAAGTGCATCTGCGACAAGTGCAAGGTGATCCGGCGCAAGGGTGTCATTCGCATTATCTGTGACAACCCCAAGCATAAACAAAGACAAGGTTAA
- the map gene encoding type I methionyl aminopeptidase: MIVLKSPEEIDRMRKAGRIVAEVLDKIREMVEPGITTLELDRLAEAECAKRKVRPAFKGYGGFPFTICASPNNKVVHGFPDSVPLQEGDILSVDFGVVADGFYGDSAVTFAVGQIDEKRQKLLTVTESALMCAIEAAAAGARLSDLSHAVQSHVEPAGFSVVREFVGHGIGRQLHEAPQLPNFGPPGHGPRLKEGMVLAIEPMINAGTAAVSLEPDGWTAITVDGEPSAHFEHTVAITRHGAEILTAL, translated from the coding sequence GTGATCGTCCTCAAGTCACCTGAAGAGATCGACCGCATGCGCAAGGCCGGTCGCATCGTGGCTGAGGTGCTGGATAAAATCAGGGAAATGGTCGAGCCGGGGATTACGACCCTTGAGCTTGATCGTTTAGCTGAGGCCGAATGTGCAAAAAGGAAAGTCCGCCCTGCCTTCAAGGGGTATGGCGGTTTTCCTTTTACTATTTGCGCTTCGCCCAACAATAAGGTTGTTCACGGTTTTCCTGATTCGGTCCCTCTGCAGGAGGGCGACATTTTGAGTGTCGATTTCGGGGTGGTCGCTGACGGGTTTTACGGTGACTCCGCCGTGACTTTTGCAGTTGGACAGATCGACGAAAAAAGGCAGAAGCTGTTGACTGTGACGGAGTCTGCTCTTATGTGCGCCATTGAGGCGGCAGCGGCCGGTGCGCGTTTGTCGGATCTTTCACATGCTGTTCAGTCGCATGTTGAGCCTGCCGGTTTCAGCGTGGTGCGAGAGTTTGTAGGCCACGGAATCGGGCGCCAATTGCACGAAGCGCCGCAGTTGCCCAATTTTGGTCCTCCTGGTCATGGCCCGCGCCTTAAGGAAGGGATGGTGCTTGCCATTGAGCCTATGATCAATGCGGGCACGGCAGCCGTGAGTCTCGAACCCGATGGCTGGACCGCGATAACCGTGGATGGCGAGCCTTCTGCACACTTTGAACACACAGTGGCCATCACGCGGCATGGCGCTGAAATTTTAACTGCTCTGTAG